In Bombus affinis isolate iyBomAffi1 chromosome 8, iyBomAffi1.2, whole genome shotgun sequence, the following proteins share a genomic window:
- the LOC126919099 gene encoding uncharacterized protein LOC126919099 has protein sequence MMAEKCKECGCKCVSCNQDDQQHGEMHLHVEIENLRQRLVEKDNHIVTMETQFLNEADKFPNGELASMKEELLIWQEKYSRLHEAHKRVQKVNQNLEDKLLRIVDKCETEKSAFTKDIATLSHRLADANYTIHRLTQDNEKYRNDVNLAIQLLQCKPSNFVGQKYDSLPSEVQAKVRTYIAQKKHSNDTAPADMKSITVPISTFPPTAMVYNVTKPVAENNSDDDTDESKPPVDVVSAAIMAKVLEDREKERVFGKHCDTCTCHRSILMVDAETQTNMPNVFSCNECTMNYAQNIEKHSDNLKNIDKSCQNKGSQNSLVHVVYHEGNESVSSKVHYQNNCTKISNHQQLSTRDKFLSRNAKIIDGLKEDGRVNVNMKVNFNKKNSIRRSDPQLQSVFQNQNENTIKQITHKTGDTCVNGKINIDKGKQTKSNKKCELQIDGKFSSNSWNKLDKESSSCSYIVPENCKNYFDRKELSQIDIINDRLWKNEWTKLKSQNKTKESKDKVNNDMEIDIINDRIWKNDRSAQETHHPTQLTLIEVKNIDSVTQQNDSGQVEVATSPSFSSDSIVISTSDPSSSSSDVAQLTGLRLHNVSNLKSNTQNRITGPRNCLVRVTPGSKNILLDNAGHYKTILYTSGNKINTALVHSKKLSWSGSERTISTSSEESTPMLLHDNNQLQRVAEWVQSSVHMDNSGSNYTELKLNENMMDKSLSLTYLDESHTKCKLIENNRELYENSLENKCKDLVMNVQEFEEGNLNNDVNNFSLAVNNSDIEKEKDLISFDVPMEEDKVLPKISKKANPVDFDYEVKITKEMEETYLKLAASLDPVALSLSSTDNADLTIEKYRKDHKRFQRSYDKTGSKV, from the exons ATGATGGCTGAAAAATGTAAG GAATGTGGGTGCAAATGTGTGAGCTGCAATCAAGATGATCAGCAACATGGAGAAATGCACTTACATGTAGAAATAGAAAATTTGCGCCAACGTTTAGTGGAGAAAGATAATCACATTGTAACAATGGAGACACAATTCTTAAACGAAGCTGATAAGTTTCCAAATGGAGAATTAGCCTCCATGAAGGAGGAACTTTTAATTTGGCAAGAGAAGTATTCAAGATTACACGAAGCTCATAAACGTGTTCAGAAAGTAAATCAAAATCTTGAGGATAAATTATTAAGGATTGTAGATAAATGTGAAACAGAGAAAAGCGCATTTACTAAGGATATTGCAACTTTATCTCATAGATTAGCCGATGCAAATTATACAATACATCGTTTAACCCAAGATAAT gaAAAATATCGGAATGATGTAAATTTGGCGATACAACTTCTTCAGTGTAAGCCTTCTAATTTTGTCGGACAAAAATATGATTCT CTGCCCTCTGAGGTACAAGCCAAAGTTAGGACATATATTGCACAAAAGAAACATTCCAATGATACTGCACCTGCTGACATGAAGAGTATTACAGTACCAATTTCAACGTTTCCTCCAACagcaatggtatataatgtaACTAAGCCTGTAGCTGAAAACAATAGCGATGATGATACAGATGAATCCAAGCCACCAGTGGATGTTGTCTCAGCAGCAATAATGGCAAAAGTTTTAGAAgatcgagagaaagagagagtattTGGCAAACATTGTGACACATGTACTTGTCACAGAAGTATTTTAATGGTTGACGCTGAAACACAAACTAATATGCCAAATGTTTTTTCTTGTAATGAATGTACAATGAACTATGCACAAAATATAGAGAAACACTctgataatttgaaaaatatcgacAAAAGTTGCCAAAATAAAGGCAGTCAAAACTCTTTGGTGCATGTAGTTTACCACGAAGGAAATGAAAGCGTTAGTAGTAAAGTACACTATCAGAACAATTGTACAAAGATTAGTAATCATCAACAGCTATCCACAAGAGACAAATTTTTAAGTAGGAATGCTAAAATTATAGACGGTTTAAAGGAAGATGGTCGTGTAAATGTTAATATGAAAGTTAATTTTAATAAGAAAAATTCAATACGCCGTAGCGATCCGCAGCTCCAAAGTGTATTCCAAAATCAGAACGAGAACACGATTAAACAGATAACTCACAAAACAGGCGATACATGCGTTAATGgtaaaataaatattgataAAGGAAAGCAAACGAAATCGAATAAAAAGTGTGAGTTACAAATCGATGGCAAATTCAGTTCGAATTCTTGGAATAAATTGGACAAGGAATCTTCTAGTTGTAGTTACATAGTTCCTGAAAATTGTAAAAACTACTTTGATAGAAAAGAACTGAGTCAGATTGATATTATTAATGATAGACTATGGAAAAACGAGTGGACGAAATTAAAGTCAcagaataaaacgaaagaaagtaaGGATAAAGTTAACAATGACATGGAGATCGATATAATTAACGATAGGATCTGGAAAAATGATAGATCAGCTCAAGAAACTCATCATCCGACGCAATTAACTTTAATAGAAGTGAAGAATATTGATAGTGTTACACAACAGAATGATTCTGGACAAGTGGAAGTAGCCACTAGTCCAAGTTTTAGTAGCGATAGTATTGTAATTTCGACTTCCGATCCTTCCAGTAGCTCTAGTGATGTCGCTCAATTAACTGGACTGCGTTTGCATAATGTTAGTAATTTAAAATCTAATACTCAGAACAGAATAACTGGTCCACGGAATTGTCTCGTAAGAGTAACACCTGGATCGAAGAATATTCTCTTAGATAATGCTGGACATTATAAAACTATATTATACACTagtggaaataaaataaataccgCTTTAGTTCATTCGAAGAAATTGTCTTGGTCTGGATCTGAAAGAACAATTTCAACCAGTAGCGAAGAAAGTACTCCTATGTTGTTGCATGACAATAACCAACTGCAAAGAGTAGCTGAATGGGTTCAATCCTCGGTTCACATGGATAATTCTGGGTCAAATTACACGGAGTTAAAGCTTAACGAAAATATGATGGACAAAAGTCTTTCGTTAACGTATTTAGACGAGTCACACACGAAGTGCAAATTGATCGAAAACAATCGAGAACTATATGAGAATTCACTGGAAAACAAATGCAAGGATTTAGTGATGAACGTCCAAGAGTTTGAAgaaggaaatttaaataatgatgtaaataatttttcattggcTGTAAATAACTCTGATATAGAAAAGGAGAAAGATTTAATATCTTTCGATGTTCCAATGGAAGAGGACAAAGTTTTGCCTAAAATTTCGAAGAAAGCAAATCCTGTGGATTTTGATTACGAAGTCAAGATCACTAAAGaaatggaggaaacttatttaaAACTTGCAGCGAGTTTAGATCCTGTCGCGTTAAGCTTATCGAGCACGGATAATGCAGATTTAACGATCGAGAAATATAGGAAAGATCATAAGAGATTTCAAAGGAGTTACGATAAGACGGGATCAAAAGTGTAA
- the LOC126919127 gene encoding maternal B9.15 protein-like yields the protein MRNEITAAVLFLVQLIEKNEKFSPDQLECFKRRLVELLTERFKNHWFPDKPFKGQGYRCIRVNGHNRRDATLESAANAAGVKYEDLSLPVELTLWVDPNEVCCRFGESKGSYCTLASFDDKENTVPIFQGNEGLEKENKQSEGPTKIQKSPLTSNTDQQQKSKPLSSANQNQQHSNNGTGRKRNLNSPRLHLNRNRSWFGHSFSMGYGPHPISQPWYNIMPPHFLGGPSPPPFMGHRGNKWIHPPSYPTGPTRFHHWSPKAALKV from the exons ATGCGCAACGAGATTACTGCAGCAGTACTATTCTTAGTACAGCTGAtagaaaaaaacgaaaaatttaGTCCTGATCAATTGGAATGTTTTAAACGACGTTTGGTGGAATTGTTGACGGAACGTTTTAAAAATCATTGGTTTCCTGACAAGCCATTCAAAGGCCAAGGTTATCGTTGTATTCGTGTAAATGGTCATAATCGGAGGGATGCAACTTTAGAGAGTGCTGCCAATGCTGCTGGAGTAAAATATGAAGATCTATCATTACCAGTAGAATTAACGCTTTGGGTTGATCCCAATGAAGTTTGCTGCCGATTTGGAGAGAGCAAAGGGTCATATTGTACATTGGCATCATTTGACGATAAGGAAAATACTGTACCAATTTTTCAAGGAAATGAAGGATTAgaaaaggaaaataaacaatCTGAGGGGCCGACTAAGATACAG AAATCCCCTTTGACTAGTAATACAGATCAGCAACAAAAATCAAAACCACTAAGCTCTGCTAATCAAAATCAACAGCATAGCAATAATGGTACAGGTAGGAAACGCAATCTAAACAGCCCAAGATTGCACCTAAATAGAAACCGTTCCTGGTTTGGTCACTCCTTCAGTATGGGCTATGGTCCTCATCCAATAAGTCAACCATGGTATAATATTATGCCTCCTCATTTTTTGGGTGGTCCATCTCCACCTCCTTTTATGGGTCACAGAGGAAACAAATGGATTCATCCACCATCCTACCCTACAGGACCTACCCGGTTCCATCATTGGTCTCCCAAAGCTGCTCTTAAAGTATAA